One region of Luteolibacter yonseiensis genomic DNA includes:
- a CDS encoding tetratricopeptide repeat protein produces MRFPLPALGLACLIVPLSAHPDPGHTLAEIDSHLAESPDDPELLRRKAELFLQTGHVRQAIPVAVKALSISPDDPATLLLQARVSVARKNPENAITRLEEINRRFPRFADAWALMARLRHEAGNTDGAITAKLRQLETDDQPAPVDFLNAAAWLVQRAGSGDADMAVSLLDRGIGLFGNVIELQRSAIRLECSLGRHDAALRRVDTLVARYRPSVEFSLLRADIHEAAGRYRDAASACDSAIALLDIETESPPVAQLRESILRRKEENLGRP; encoded by the coding sequence ATGAGATTTCCTCTTCCCGCCCTTGGCCTGGCCTGCTTGATCGTGCCGCTATCCGCCCATCCGGACCCGGGGCACACCCTGGCGGAGATCGACAGTCATCTCGCGGAGTCTCCGGATGATCCGGAACTATTGAGACGCAAGGCAGAGCTGTTCCTTCAAACGGGCCACGTCCGGCAGGCGATCCCTGTCGCGGTGAAGGCGCTTTCCATTTCGCCGGACGATCCCGCCACGCTCCTGTTGCAGGCGCGTGTCAGCGTCGCACGGAAAAACCCGGAAAACGCCATCACCCGGCTGGAGGAAATCAACCGGCGATTTCCCCGGTTCGCCGATGCCTGGGCCTTGATGGCCCGCCTGCGACATGAGGCGGGAAACACCGACGGAGCCATCACCGCCAAGCTCCGCCAGTTGGAAACCGACGACCAGCCGGCTCCCGTCGATTTTCTCAACGCCGCCGCGTGGCTGGTCCAACGGGCGGGCTCCGGAGACGCCGACATGGCGGTCTCGCTGCTGGACCGCGGCATCGGCCTCTTCGGCAATGTCATCGAACTCCAGCGGAGCGCGATCCGCCTGGAATGTTCGCTAGGCCGTCATGATGCCGCGCTCCGGCGGGTGGACACATTGGTTGCCAGGTATCGACCTTCGGTTGAATTTTCGCTGCTGCGGGCGGACATCCATGAAGCCGCGGGCCGGTACCGGGACGCGGCTTCCGCCTGTGATTCGGCCATCGCCCTGCTTGATATCGAAACGGAAAGCCCGCCTGTGGCGCAGCTCAGGGAGTCGATCCTGCGGCGGAAAGAAGAGAATCTGGGCAGGCCCTGA
- a CDS encoding efflux RND transporter permease subunit, producing MAEFFIRRPIVAMVISIVTCIVGLISLKRLPIAEYPIVSPTLIQVTSTYRGAAAEAVMESVATPIESKVNGVDKLLYMQSYNANDGKLTLNVTFDVGTDVDIMQVNTQNRVGQAEAQLPDAVKREGVITNRSSPDILLAIGLSSPKGTYDGVFLGNYADINLVDQIKRVRGVGDVKNFTAQDYSMRIWLMPDKLASLGVTPTDIGNAIKEQNAQSPAGRIGAEPAPPGQEGQFNVRAQGLLKDPKEFEEIIIRSNSDGSQVKIKDVGRVELGAQTYDLRARMNKAPAGALGVYLAPGANALETAGNVKKILEEAKLRFPPDMNYEITLDSTLPIKASMESIVHTLFEAIVLVLIVVYIFLQSFRATIIPMLTVPVSLLGVFIAFPMLGFSVNTLTMFGLVLAIGIVVDDAIVVVEAVQHHIEHGLSPVDATRKAMAEVSGPVVAIALILCAVFVPVAFMGGVTGRLYQQFAITIAVSVIFSAINALTLSPALSALLLRKPTPGRGPIAWFFKKFNAFFDWIIEKYGNIVGGLTRKATFSMLLLVIVCGGIWGLGKVVPGGFIPDEDKGYLFVAIELPEGASLQRSDEILKQVEEVVNSTPGVRSALALSGMNILNNLNVSNAALMFIGLDDWKERASPGMHAKALAETWNRKFAGIPGARIFAFGPPPLPGYGNVSGFTMQLQERSGGDIAQLSEIVSQVQAAAAKRPEIGRLTTTFNPATPQVKVEMDREKARTLGVPVDSVFQTLQAYLSGLYVNDFVKFGRVYKVFLQAESEFTNTPDDIGKFYVRNNDGGMVPLSTLVKVTKMSGPNFATRFNLFLSAEMMGAPAPGYSSAQALKAMEEVMAEMPSNVGYEWSGLTLQEKKSEGQAGVIFGMAVVFVFLLLAAQYESWSLPFAVLLSVPTVILGTMVGLLLNKYEMNVYAQVGLVMLIGLAAKNAILIVEFAKMKRDEGVPTLQAALEGAKLRLRPILMTSFAFILGCVPLMLAKGSGAASRATMGTGVVYGMTISTVIGLFLIPVCYVFVQKFTDRRQKNSPRPPAEPVAGH from the coding sequence ATGGCCGAATTCTTCATCCGCCGTCCCATCGTGGCGATGGTCATCTCCATCGTCACCTGTATCGTGGGCCTCATCTCCCTGAAACGACTCCCGATCGCGGAGTATCCGATCGTCAGTCCCACGCTGATCCAGGTGACGTCCACCTATCGTGGAGCGGCCGCGGAAGCGGTCATGGAATCGGTGGCCACACCCATCGAATCCAAGGTCAACGGCGTGGACAAGCTGCTCTACATGCAGTCCTACAATGCCAACGACGGCAAGCTGACCCTCAACGTCACCTTCGACGTCGGCACGGACGTGGACATCATGCAGGTGAACACGCAGAACCGCGTGGGCCAGGCGGAGGCCCAACTGCCGGACGCGGTGAAACGCGAAGGCGTCATCACCAACCGTTCCAGTCCGGACATCCTGCTGGCCATCGGATTGTCCTCGCCCAAGGGCACCTACGACGGTGTCTTCCTCGGCAACTACGCGGACATCAACCTGGTGGACCAGATCAAGCGCGTGCGCGGCGTGGGTGATGTGAAGAATTTCACCGCGCAGGATTATTCCATGCGCATCTGGCTGATGCCGGACAAGCTCGCCTCCCTCGGCGTTACTCCCACCGACATCGGAAACGCCATCAAGGAACAGAACGCCCAGTCGCCCGCCGGCCGCATCGGCGCCGAACCCGCACCCCCGGGGCAGGAAGGCCAGTTCAACGTCCGCGCCCAGGGACTTCTGAAGGATCCGAAGGAATTCGAGGAAATCATCATCCGTTCCAACAGCGACGGGTCGCAGGTGAAGATCAAGGACGTCGGCCGTGTGGAACTCGGCGCGCAGACCTACGACCTCCGCGCCCGGATGAACAAGGCCCCCGCCGGAGCGCTCGGCGTCTATCTGGCTCCCGGTGCCAACGCCCTGGAGACCGCCGGCAACGTGAAGAAGATCCTCGAGGAGGCGAAACTGCGTTTCCCGCCGGACATGAATTACGAGATCACGCTCGATTCCACCCTGCCGATCAAGGCGTCGATGGAATCGATCGTCCACACCCTGTTCGAGGCCATCGTGCTCGTGCTCATCGTGGTGTATATCTTCCTCCAGAGTTTCCGTGCCACGATCATCCCCATGCTGACCGTGCCCGTGTCGCTGCTCGGTGTGTTCATCGCCTTCCCGATGCTCGGCTTCAGCGTGAACACGCTCACCATGTTCGGGCTGGTGCTCGCCATCGGCATCGTGGTGGATGACGCGATCGTCGTGGTGGAGGCCGTCCAGCACCACATCGAGCACGGGCTCTCACCCGTGGATGCCACGCGCAAGGCGATGGCGGAAGTGTCCGGCCCGGTGGTCGCCATCGCGCTCATCCTCTGCGCGGTGTTCGTCCCCGTCGCTTTCATGGGTGGTGTCACCGGCCGCCTTTACCAGCAGTTCGCCATCACCATCGCGGTCTCGGTCATTTTCTCCGCGATCAACGCGCTCACACTCAGTCCGGCGCTTTCCGCCCTGCTGCTGCGCAAGCCGACTCCCGGCCGTGGTCCGATCGCCTGGTTCTTCAAGAAGTTCAACGCGTTCTTCGACTGGATCATCGAGAAATACGGCAACATCGTCGGCGGCCTCACCCGCAAGGCGACATTCTCCATGCTGCTGCTCGTCATCGTCTGCGGCGGCATCTGGGGCCTCGGCAAGGTGGTGCCGGGCGGATTCATCCCGGATGAGGACAAGGGATATCTTTTCGTCGCCATCGAGCTGCCGGAGGGCGCGTCGTTGCAACGCTCGGACGAAATCCTGAAACAGGTGGAGGAAGTCGTGAACAGCACGCCCGGCGTGCGCTCCGCCCTCGCGCTGAGCGGCATGAACATTCTCAACAACCTGAACGTCTCGAACGCCGCGCTCATGTTCATCGGTCTGGATGACTGGAAGGAGCGCGCGTCCCCGGGGATGCACGCCAAGGCGCTCGCGGAAACGTGGAACAGGAAATTCGCCGGCATTCCCGGCGCGCGGATCTTCGCCTTCGGGCCTCCGCCCCTTCCCGGCTATGGCAATGTCTCCGGTTTCACGATGCAGCTTCAGGAGCGTTCCGGCGGCGACATCGCCCAGCTCTCCGAGATTGTCAGCCAGGTGCAGGCCGCCGCGGCGAAGCGCCCGGAAATCGGCCGCCTCACCACCACCTTCAATCCGGCCACCCCGCAGGTGAAGGTCGAGATGGACCGCGAGAAAGCCCGCACGCTCGGCGTGCCGGTGGACAGTGTTTTCCAAACCCTGCAGGCCTACCTGAGCGGCCTATACGTGAACGACTTCGTGAAGTTCGGCCGGGTCTACAAGGTCTTCCTGCAGGCGGAATCGGAATTCACCAACACACCCGACGACATCGGGAAATTTTACGTCCGCAACAATGATGGCGGCATGGTGCCGCTCAGCACGCTGGTGAAGGTCACCAAGATGTCCGGCCCGAACTTCGCCACCCGCTTCAACCTCTTCCTCTCCGCTGAAATGATGGGCGCCCCCGCTCCGGGATACAGCTCCGCGCAGGCGCTCAAGGCGATGGAGGAGGTGATGGCGGAAATGCCTTCCAATGTCGGCTACGAGTGGTCCGGTCTCACGCTCCAGGAAAAAAAGTCGGAAGGGCAGGCGGGCGTCATCTTCGGCATGGCGGTCGTCTTCGTCTTCCTGCTGCTGGCCGCGCAGTATGAAAGCTGGTCGCTGCCGTTCGCGGTCCTGCTTTCCGTGCCCACCGTCATCCTTGGAACGATGGTCGGGCTGTTGCTCAACAAGTATGAGATGAACGTCTACGCGCAGGTCGGCCTGGTCATGCTCATCGGCCTCGCGGCGAAGAACGCCATTCTCATCGTCGAGTTCGCCAAGATGAAACGTGACGAGGGTGTGCCCACGCTCCAGGCCGCGCTGGAGGGTGCGAAGCTGCGGCTGCGCCCGATCCTCATGACATCGTTCGCCTTCATCCTCGGTTGTGTGCCCCTGATGCTTGCCAAGGGGTCGGGTGCCGCCTCGCGCGCCACCATGGGCACCGGAGTGGTTTACGGAATGACGATCTCCACGGTCATCGGCCTGTTCCTGATTCCGGTCTGCTATGTCTTCGTCCAGAAGTTCACCGACCGGAGACAGAAGAACAGCCCCCGGCCGCCCGCCGAACCTGTCGCCGGTCACTGA
- a CDS encoding efflux RND transporter periplasmic adaptor subunit, producing MKTNFRISRQWPDHVSRTGLLTLSLVAAGLSSCKKPEAVAPPPPVVEVMEIKPSDAPLSTTLIGQLDSPQNVEVRARVEAFVDDMNFIEGAEVKAGDVLFKLDRKPLLEKLDAANGALGEAEAALHKYRTDVARLTPLYEKRAIPKQDLDNALASVDVGEAGVVTAKARVESAKIDLEYCEVKAPITGLIGAKQVSIGELVGKGEPTLLATMSTLDPIWFYCNVSEVEYMRAQVKSQETGKEISKLPLSLSLGDGKVRPDLGKFVFIDRAVDAKTGTLRIRAEFPNKDKLLRPGMFARVNVDLGVRKDSILIPERALLELQGKTFVWVVGQDAKASQRPVQVGEQVGSTFVILEGLQVGERIIVEGLQKAREGAAVNPKTAVQLAETASAAPVEKAPSK from the coding sequence TTGAAAACGAATTTCCGAATTTCCAGACAGTGGCCCGACCACGTTTCGAGGACCGGCCTCCTGACCCTGTCCCTGGTGGCGGCCGGGTTGAGTTCCTGCAAGAAGCCCGAGGCCGTCGCTCCGCCGCCTCCCGTGGTCGAGGTGATGGAGATCAAGCCTTCCGACGCGCCGCTTTCCACCACGCTCATCGGCCAGCTTGACTCGCCGCAGAACGTCGAGGTCCGCGCCCGGGTGGAGGCCTTTGTCGACGACATGAATTTCATCGAAGGCGCGGAAGTGAAGGCGGGCGACGTGTTGTTCAAACTCGACCGCAAGCCGCTGCTCGAAAAACTCGATGCGGCGAACGGAGCGCTCGGCGAGGCCGAGGCGGCGCTTCACAAGTACCGGACGGACGTGGCCCGGCTCACTCCGTTGTATGAAAAACGTGCGATCCCCAAGCAGGACCTGGACAACGCCCTCGCCTCCGTCGATGTCGGGGAGGCGGGTGTCGTCACCGCCAAGGCGCGTGTCGAGTCCGCGAAGATCGATCTGGAATATTGCGAGGTGAAGGCGCCCATCACCGGCTTGATCGGCGCGAAGCAGGTTTCCATCGGCGAACTGGTGGGCAAGGGCGAACCGACGTTGCTCGCCACCATGTCCACGCTCGATCCGATCTGGTTCTACTGCAATGTCAGCGAGGTGGAATACATGCGCGCGCAGGTCAAGAGCCAGGAGACGGGCAAGGAGATCTCCAAGCTGCCGCTGTCCCTTTCCCTCGGAGACGGCAAGGTCCGTCCCGATCTCGGTAAATTCGTGTTCATCGACCGCGCGGTGGATGCCAAGACCGGCACCCTGCGGATCAGGGCGGAGTTTCCCAACAAGGACAAGCTGCTCAGGCCCGGCATGTTCGCCCGTGTGAACGTGGACCTCGGAGTCCGCAAGGACAGCATCCTGATCCCGGAGCGCGCGCTGCTGGAGCTTCAGGGAAAAACCTTCGTCTGGGTGGTGGGCCAGGATGCCAAGGCCAGCCAGCGGCCGGTCCAGGTAGGCGAGCAGGTGGGATCCACTTTCGTCATCCTCGAGGGATTGCAGGTCGGCGAGCGCATCATCGTCGAAGGGCTTCAGAAGGCCCGCGAAGGAGCCGCGGTGAACCCGAAGACCGCGGTGCAACTGGCGGAGACGGCATCCGCCGCCCCTGTGGAAAAGGCCCCCAGCAAATAA
- a CDS encoding efflux transporter outer membrane subunit, producing MRPLDPIALVSVSILLSSCVLGPQPGSPELDLPGAIRSDSAPHGSSFGDKSWHKVFSDPDLRNLISRAIANNPDLVAATFRIEQARALEAVSRADWFPTIGAGTGATAHYASPNAGQVGPGGDRHSESYDITANLSWEIDLWGGIRRSNEAARSRLLQSQYLRDAVQTSLVASVASAYIELKNLEERLAISRRTADSRKSSLDLVTSRRDGGVSSDLEVGQADALVGQALTAIPITEKAIFEKENEIRALLGEYPGGIARKGSLDNLDSSLRINGGLSSGLMERRSDVAAANQAYQAAVAEIGVAEALRLPTLSLTGSGGLLSSDLNNLLEGKSGTYSIGPNLTGPIFDAGRNKARVDAAKARAGEAQAAHKSAAVQAFREAADAINAHVKTGEIVTQQTRLVNSYRNVASVSSERFSGGSSSYLEVLDAERSLFDAELELADARRDRLLSVVQAYRALGGGWK from the coding sequence ATGCGACCGCTCGATCCGATAGCCCTTGTTTCCGTTTCCATCCTCCTGAGTTCCTGCGTTCTCGGACCACAGCCGGGGTCTCCCGAACTGGATCTCCCCGGGGCGATACGAAGCGACTCCGCCCCTCATGGCAGCTCCTTCGGAGACAAGTCCTGGCACAAGGTGTTTTCGGATCCGGACCTGCGCAACCTGATCAGCCGGGCGATCGCGAACAATCCGGATCTCGTCGCAGCCACCTTCCGCATCGAACAGGCACGCGCCCTGGAAGCGGTCTCGCGTGCCGACTGGTTCCCTACCATTGGTGCTGGCACGGGTGCCACCGCGCACTATGCCTCGCCCAACGCCGGCCAGGTAGGACCCGGGGGCGACCGCCACTCGGAATCCTACGACATCACGGCGAACCTGAGCTGGGAAATCGACCTCTGGGGAGGCATCCGCCGCAGCAACGAAGCGGCCCGCTCCCGCCTGCTCCAGTCCCAGTACCTGCGGGACGCCGTGCAGACGAGCCTGGTGGCGTCCGTGGCCTCCGCCTACATCGAGTTGAAAAACCTCGAGGAGCGTCTGGCCATTTCCCGCAGGACCGCGGACAGCCGCAAGTCATCGCTGGACCTTGTCACCAGCCGCCGCGATGGCGGAGTGAGTTCGGATCTGGAGGTCGGCCAGGCGGACGCGCTGGTGGGCCAGGCGCTCACCGCCATCCCCATCACGGAAAAAGCCATCTTCGAGAAGGAGAACGAGATCCGCGCGCTGCTGGGCGAGTATCCCGGGGGCATCGCCCGCAAGGGCAGCCTGGACAACCTCGACTCGTCGCTGCGGATCAACGGCGGCCTGTCCTCGGGCCTGATGGAACGCCGCTCCGATGTGGCCGCGGCCAACCAGGCCTATCAGGCGGCGGTGGCGGAGATCGGCGTGGCCGAGGCGCTGCGCCTGCCCACGCTTTCCCTCACCGGAAGCGGCGGCCTGCTCAGCAGCGATCTGAACAATTTGCTGGAAGGCAAGTCCGGCACCTATTCGATAGGCCCCAACCTCACCGGGCCGATTTTCGACGCGGGCCGCAACAAGGCGCGAGTGGATGCCGCCAAGGCCCGCGCGGGAGAGGCTCAGGCCGCGCACAAGAGCGCCGCCGTGCAGGCTTTCCGCGAAGCCGCCGACGCGATCAACGCCCATGTGAAAACCGGGGAGATCGTCACACAGCAAACCCGCCTCGTGAACTCCTACCGTAACGTGGCCTCGGTCTCCTCGGAACGCTTCAGCGGCGGCTCATCCAGCTACCTCGAAGTGCTTGATGCCGAACGCAGCCTCTTCGATGCCGAACTGGAACTCGCGGACGCCCGGCGCGACCGCCTCCTGTCCGTGGTCCAGGCCTACCGTGCTTTGGGCGGCGGCTGGAAGTGA
- a CDS encoding potassium channel family protein, which translates to MLALLLNLLLLVSACVATHSGGMILGVRWLWRLWPRDETDYRPGHTFWLIVRVVYGLLLLHLIQITIWAAFYQFQGCFADFATSFYFSATSYSTLGYGDVLLDEKWRILGAVEAVTGVLMFGWSTGILFTIVHHLLSRVLRRTITQHPEH; encoded by the coding sequence ATGCTCGCACTGCTGCTGAACCTCCTTTTGCTCGTTTCCGCCTGCGTCGCGACCCACTCGGGGGGAATGATCCTGGGAGTGCGCTGGCTGTGGCGGCTGTGGCCGCGGGATGAAACCGACTACAGACCGGGCCACACGTTCTGGTTGATCGTCCGCGTGGTTTACGGGTTGCTGCTCCTCCACCTGATCCAGATCACCATCTGGGCGGCGTTCTACCAGTTCCAGGGCTGCTTCGCGGACTTCGCCACCTCGTTTTATTTCTCCGCCACGAGTTATTCCACGCTGGGCTATGGCGACGTGCTGCTGGATGAAAAATGGCGCATCCTCGGAGCGGTCGAGGCGGTCACCGGCGTGCTCATGTTCGGCTGGAGCACCGGAATTCTTTTCACCATCGTCCATCACCTGCTTTCCCGCGTTCTCAGGAGAACGATCACGCAGCATCCCGAGCACTGA
- a CDS encoding SbmA/BacA-like family transporter has product MSESDPPFSRRTFRRLLGAIGMFLKSPVGGRARWLLAALLLLMLCINGMNVANSFVGRYFMSAIERRDSAGFVHFAWLYIGVFAGSTFVGVMFRFTEERLGLLWRDFLTHRIAGLYMDSRIYLHMSGDGTVSNPDQRMTEDVRQLTTSTLSFVLMILNGTMTVISFSGVLWTISPRLFMIAVVYALAGSVLTIWLGRPLIRLNYRQADFEANFRASLIETHSHAREISRDGREPEVRERLMARVDGLVDNFRRVISINRNLSFFTTGYNYMIQLIPVLIVAPMFISREVEFGVIGQSAMAFATLLGAFSLVINQFQAISSYASVVTRLGEFVEAVEKYGDNRR; this is encoded by the coding sequence GTGAGTGAATCCGACCCACCTTTCAGCCGCAGGACCTTCCGCCGCCTGTTGGGGGCCATCGGCATGTTCCTGAAATCGCCGGTGGGAGGCAGGGCCCGGTGGCTGCTGGCCGCTCTGCTCCTGCTGATGTTGTGCATCAACGGCATGAACGTGGCCAACAGCTTCGTCGGACGCTACTTCATGTCCGCCATCGAGCGGCGTGATTCCGCGGGCTTCGTCCACTTCGCCTGGTTGTACATCGGTGTCTTCGCGGGTTCCACCTTTGTCGGCGTCATGTTCCGTTTCACCGAGGAACGGCTCGGCCTCCTGTGGCGGGATTTCCTGACCCACCGGATCGCCGGACTCTACATGGACAGCCGGATCTACCTGCACATGAGCGGGGACGGAACCGTCAGCAATCCTGACCAGCGGATGACCGAGGACGTGAGGCAGCTGACGACAAGCACGCTGTCGTTCGTGCTGATGATCCTCAACGGCACCATGACGGTGATCTCGTTTTCCGGCGTGCTGTGGACGATCAGCCCCAGGCTTTTCATGATCGCGGTGGTCTATGCCCTGGCGGGCTCGGTCCTCACCATCTGGCTGGGCCGTCCGCTGATCCGGCTGAACTACCGGCAGGCCGACTTCGAGGCGAACTTCCGCGCCTCGCTCATCGAAACCCATTCGCACGCCCGGGAAATCTCGCGGGACGGCAGGGAGCCGGAAGTGCGCGAACGCCTCATGGCGCGGGTTGACGGACTGGTGGACAACTTCCGCCGGGTGATTTCCATCAACCGGAACCTCAGCTTTTTCACGACCGGCTACAACTACATGATCCAGCTCATCCCGGTCCTCATCGTGGCGCCGATGTTCATCAGCCGGGAGGTGGAGTTCGGGGTGATCGGCCAGTCGGCGATGGCGTTCGCGACACTCCTTGGGGCGTTTTCGCTGGTCATCAACCAGTTCCAGGCCATCTCCTCCTATGCCTCCGTGGTCACCCGGCTGGGGGAGTTCGTCGAAGCGGTGGAGAAATATGGAGACAACCGGCGGTGA